Genomic window (Candidatus Margulisiibacteriota bacterium):
CCTGCTCTTGCAGGTTACGTATCAAATAGTCCCAAATTAAATTCGCCTCTTTTTTCACCTAAAACCAACCTCTTTGCTATTTTCTCAGAATTTGCTTTATAATTTCCCTTTTCAATTTCTTCTTTAATTTGTTTAACCTTGTCCAGATTAACATCGAACTCTTTATTATTCAGCGCCAGGTTCAAGGCCCTGTTGTTTTCTTCGATTACTGCCTTTGCTTCCTGCGGTTCCGCGGCTTTAGTACTGTCAACTTTTTCTCTGTCGCGTTTGATTTCGCTACGGTTCAACTGAACCTTACGGAATTCATCAAAGGCATTTAATTCAATTGGCATCGTTTTCCCCTTTCTACTGATTGATCATATATTACATTATATTATCGGTAGAAAAAAGAAAAACTTTAATGAATAATCACACCCCCTTATAAACCTTCTCCAGCTCTTGCTGGTTAACAATTTTCATTTGTTGATTAAATAAATTTTTATATAAGCTGTTAGCGAAACCAAACCCCCCGTTTTCCGCTATATTCTGCGCCAGTTGCTGGTCCAGCATTTCATAATAAGTATCTTTGGCAAATCCGTCACTGCCCAAGACATCTGACTTCGGTATGGTTTTACGCATTTCCTTTAACATGTAACCGATAAAATAGCTTTCCCACTCTTTGGCTGCTTTGATGGTTTTTTCCTGCTGCTTGTCGGTGGCAGCTTTGGTTAAATGTGTATAATCCAAATTTTTATTTATTTCCATATTTTCTCCAGATTAAATAATTTCCAGCTTCCCCTTAATCGCGCCTGCTTCCTTCATAAGTTGTAATATAGCTATTACATCCTGCGGAGTTGCTCCGATATTATTAAGAATAGACACCATATCTTCAATCGTGTTATTTTCTGTTTTTATGGTTCTGAATGGTTCACTTCCGTTTTTATTTTCAACGGTTATTACAGATCCTTTTACCAAAGCGGTCTGCCCATCTGACAAAGGAGCTGGTTGTGAAATGCTATCTGTATTTCTGATTGTAATATTCATATTCTCATGAGCTATGATCACTGGTGATATTTTGATAGGGCCACCCATCACCAGAGCACCGGTTTTTTCATTTATAACGATTTTAGCGACCATGTCTGAATTTACCTGCAGATTATTGATCTGAGAAATAAGTTGAACGACGTTGTCCATATAACGGCCCAGATATCTGTCCGGAACTACAATGGAAAATTTGGAGGCACTTAAAACTTTTACAGTTAGATCAGAAAATTTGGTTTTGATTGCCTGTCTGATATTTTCAATGGTGGTAAAATCCTCATCATCAAGCACCCATGTAAGCTCACCGTTTGTCATCAAAGGAGAGTTAACAACTTTTTCTATAGTAGCTCCGTTGGGAATTCTTCCTGCAGTCGCATGGTTTTTTATCTGCATATTACCAACATTGGATACTGCATAACCACCTATGGATAACGGACCCTGAGCC
Coding sequences:
- a CDS encoding flagellar biosynthesis anti-sigma factor FlgM, with the translated sequence MPIELNAFDEFRKVQLNRSEIKRDREKVDSTKAAEPQEAKAVIEENNRALNLALNNKEFDVNLDKVKQIKEEIEKGNYKANSEKIAKRLVLGEKRGEFNLGLFDT
- a CDS encoding rod-binding protein, with protein sequence MEINKNLDYTHLTKAATDKQQEKTIKAAKEWESYFIGYMLKEMRKTIPKSDVLGSDGFAKDTYYEMLDQQLAQNIAENGGFGFANSLYKNLFNQQMKIVNQQELEKVYKGV
- a CDS encoding flagellar basal body P-ring protein FlgI, with the translated sequence MMKKLFLMLVMIGVLGYALDSSVSVRIKDISRLENMRENQLIGYGLVVGLAGTGDGNNNQATLQGIANMLSNFGVQIDASKINGNNVAAVMVTAKIKPFNVTGDVIDVEVSSVGKAKSLRGGTLLLTPLKAANGEVYAVAQGPLSIGGYAVSNVGNMQIKNHATAGRIPNGATIEKVVNSPLMTNGELTWVLDDEDFTTIENIRQAIKTKFSDLTVKVLSASKFSIVVPDRYLGRYMDNVVQLISQINNLQVNSDMVAKIVINEKTGALVMGGPIKISPVIIAHENMNITIRNTDSISQPAPLSDGQTALVKGSVITVENKNGSEPFRTIKTENNTIEDMVSILNNIGATPQDVIAILQLMKEAGAIKGKLEII